A single region of the Plutella xylostella chromosome 26, ilPluXylo3.1, whole genome shotgun sequence genome encodes:
- the LOC105391352 gene encoding pyridoxal phosphate homeostasis protein codes for MSSDSQEDFDVMFGLKTVLCQIEGAVARRSKDLPQIAPRLVAVSKIKPVSLIIQAYEAGQRHFGENYANELAEKAHNTDIQEKCKEIKWHFIGNLQSNKINKLLGSPGLFAVETIDSVKLADTVNKQWAKYRKEEGDRLKVMVQVNTSGEEAKNGVEPKDAVALYEHVLKNCANLELLGLMTIGQYGYDVSQGPNPDFVSLAKCRQEVCEKLKLDINKVELSMGMSTDFEHAIELGATTVRVGTNIFGVRPPKSK; via the exons atgtcatCGGACTCTCAAGAGGATTTCGATGTAATGTTCGGCCTTAAAACAGTGCTATGCCAAATTGAAGGTGCGGTGGCTAGAAGGAGTAAG GACCTGCCACAAATAGCACCAAGGCTCGTAGCTGTGTCAAAAATTAAGCCGGTTTCACTTATAATTCAAGCGTACGAAGCTGGTCAAAGACATTTTGGAGAAAACTATGCCAACGAACTAGCTGAAAAAGCCCACAATACAGATATACAGGAGAAATGCAAAGAAATAAAATGGCACTTCATTGGTAACTTACAatcgaataaaataaacaaacttttgGGCTCTCCTGGGCTTTTTGCGGTGGAAACAATTGACTCTGTGAAACTTGCTGATACTGTCAACAAACAATGGGCAAAATACCGGAAAGAGGAAGGTGATAGGCTGAAGGTTATGGTACAAGTGAATACCAGTGGAGAAGAAG CAAAGAATGGTGTGGAGCCAAAAGACGCAGTTGCACTTTATGAACATGTTCTAAAGAACTGTGCAAATCTTGAGCTTCTGGGCCTTATGACGATAGGGCAATATGGCTACGATGTGTCTCAAGGACCGAACCCAGACTTTGTTTCACTTGCAAAATGCAGACAGGAAGTTTGCGAGAAATTGAAGTTAGACATAAATAAGGTTGAATTGTCAATGGGAATGTCTACAGATTTCGAGCATGCG ATTGAACTGGGTGCAACAACTGTACGCGTTGGAACTAACATTTTTGGTGTAAGGCCACCAAAAAGCAAATGa